One stretch of Sediminispirochaeta bajacaliforniensis DSM 16054 DNA includes these proteins:
- a CDS encoding CTP synthase, which produces MKKYVFVTGGVCSSLGKGVAATSLGNLLESRGLQIRMVKIDPYINVDAGTMSPFQHGEVYVTDDGAETDLDLGNYARFTNAPLSKVNSITTGQVYQEVIKREREGRYLGRTVQVIPHITDEIKRRIYLASEDPEVDVTIIEIGGTVGDIESVPYLEAARQFIHDLGKEHVLFVHLTLIPLTVGGELKTKPTQHSVKELLEIGIQPDILLCRAPYALEDEMIRKISLFTNVEKRAVISAYDVKTTIYELPIVFHQQHLDEIVLEKFAIECKDADLRCWTRMVETIKKAKRTVTIGVVGKYIELHDSYKSVYEALVHGGIANQTKVVLRKIDSEEIETNEKAAELLAGIDGLLVPGGFGERGIAGMVKAVKWARENKIPCFGICLGMQVMVIEYSRSVLGHDDANSTEFSHQTTYPVISLLEEQIDVKAYGGTMRLGRSASKLCSGTMISNIYDTELIYERHRHRYEVNNTHRKELEEGGLIIAATTPEDELVESVQWPDHPWGIGVQYHPEFKSTPILPHPLFSSFIGASLKHAEVEKK; this is translated from the coding sequence ATGAAGAAATACGTATTCGTCACCGGCGGAGTATGTTCCAGCCTGGGCAAAGGAGTCGCAGCGACTTCTCTCGGCAACCTTCTCGAGAGTAGAGGGTTGCAGATTCGTATGGTCAAGATCGATCCGTACATCAATGTTGATGCCGGAACGATGAGTCCCTTTCAACACGGTGAGGTTTACGTCACCGACGACGGCGCGGAAACCGATCTGGATCTCGGAAACTACGCTCGTTTCACCAATGCTCCTCTCTCAAAGGTAAACTCCATAACCACCGGCCAAGTCTACCAAGAAGTGATAAAACGGGAACGGGAAGGCCGTTACCTCGGTCGAACCGTACAGGTAATCCCCCATATCACCGACGAAATCAAGCGAAGGATCTATCTTGCAAGTGAAGATCCCGAGGTGGATGTTACCATCATTGAAATAGGAGGGACGGTTGGTGACATCGAATCCGTCCCATACCTGGAAGCAGCCCGTCAGTTCATTCACGATCTCGGAAAAGAGCATGTACTCTTTGTTCATCTCACGCTCATACCCCTTACGGTAGGAGGAGAGCTCAAAACAAAGCCGACCCAGCACTCGGTAAAAGAGCTGCTGGAAATAGGTATCCAGCCGGACATCCTTCTTTGCAGGGCTCCTTACGCCCTTGAAGATGAGATGATTCGCAAAATCAGCCTCTTTACAAACGTGGAAAAAAGAGCCGTTATTTCGGCTTATGACGTAAAGACCACCATCTATGAACTGCCGATTGTGTTCCATCAACAGCATCTCGACGAAATCGTGTTGGAAAAATTCGCCATTGAATGCAAAGACGCTGATCTTCGCTGCTGGACCAGAATGGTCGAAACAATTAAGAAGGCAAAAAGAACGGTAACGATTGGTGTGGTCGGCAAGTATATCGAGCTCCACGACTCCTACAAATCGGTCTACGAGGCTCTGGTCCACGGCGGTATAGCCAATCAGACCAAGGTCGTGCTTCGGAAAATCGACAGTGAAGAGATCGAAACCAATGAAAAGGCAGCCGAACTTCTTGCAGGCATAGACGGCCTCCTTGTTCCCGGAGGCTTTGGAGAACGCGGTATTGCAGGGATGGTCAAGGCGGTCAAATGGGCCAGGGAAAATAAGATTCCCTGTTTCGGTATCTGCCTCGGAATGCAAGTCATGGTCATCGAATACAGCAGATCGGTACTTGGCCACGACGATGCAAATAGTACCGAATTTTCCCACCAGACGACCTACCCCGTTATCAGCCTGCTCGAAGAGCAGATTGACGTAAAGGCCTACGGCGGAACTATGCGACTGGGCAGGAGTGCCTCGAAGCTATGCTCGGGAACGATGATATCCAACATCTATGACACCGAACTCATCTACGAACGCCATCGGCACAGATACGAGGTAAACAACACCCACAGAAAGGAGCTTGAAGAAGGAGGCCTCATCATTGCAGCGACCACTCCCGAAGATGAGCTGGTTGAATCGGTTCAGTGGCCTGATCATCCCTGGGGAATTGGGGTACAATATCATCCCGAATTTAAATCAACACCAATTCTTCCGCATCCCCTCTTTTCCAGTTTTATCGGTGCAAGCCTGAAACATGCGGAAGTTGAAAAGAAATAA
- the lptC gene encoding LPS export ABC transporter periplasmic protein LptC translates to MRKLKRNKQSPYIKGRGLLLPGFFRVSALLFIVLIVAACSVDYEKAKMAEDLGEETPETVMHGFRQANVIGHHTVYEIEATQVESYPRQKVLKLSDVALREFDQNGDQVFLSTAGRMKYDLREKRIDLESGVKILKTNENGSTKIDGEAFSFDEKEKLITAPPASLVRFSDEESGGELTGRGFSAETDSGTIRFSGGASGTYGEDPHEP, encoded by the coding sequence ATGCGGAAGTTGAAAAGAAATAAACAAAGTCCATATATCAAGGGAAGGGGGCTTCTCCTTCCCGGCTTTTTTCGTGTTTCCGCTCTTCTCTTCATTGTATTGATCGTTGCCGCTTGCTCGGTGGACTACGAAAAGGCAAAAATGGCCGAAGACCTTGGAGAAGAGACGCCGGAAACAGTCATGCATGGTTTTAGGCAGGCAAACGTCATAGGCCATCACACTGTGTACGAAATAGAGGCTACTCAGGTAGAAAGTTATCCTCGCCAGAAGGTTCTAAAATTATCGGATGTTGCGCTTCGGGAATTCGATCAAAACGGCGATCAGGTATTCCTCAGTACGGCGGGGAGGATGAAGTATGATCTCCGCGAAAAACGTATCGATTTGGAATCGGGGGTAAAAATTCTCAAAACAAATGAGAACGGTTCTACGAAAATTGATGGAGAGGCTTTTTCCTTTGATGAAAAGGAAAAGCTGATAACGGCCCCCCCCGCCTCCCTGGTACGCTTCTCCGATGAAGAGAGTGGAGGAGAGTTGACGGGACGCGGCTTCTCGGCGGAAACCGACAGTGGAACGATCCGCTTCAGCGGAGGGGCATCGGGAACATACGGAGAGGACCCCCATGAGCCGTAA